A single window of Labeo rohita strain BAU-BD-2019 chromosome 4, IGBB_LRoh.1.0, whole genome shotgun sequence DNA harbors:
- the LOC127164445 gene encoding uncharacterized protein LOC127164445 → MADALSFLKVDLTCLICRDIFTDPVTLKCSHSLCEECLQRFWTTRDVPQCPVCRKECSHDEPTKSLAFRALCESFKNRKPTAVSGDVCPEHKETLKLFCFEDKQPICVVCYTSKKHENHKCSPVDEAAANLKGDIKIQMDRLQETLADLKKALENCVKQAELSKECTNMTENQIKMEFKKFHQFLRDEEEKHIRSLRKEREPQDQKLKARIEKLSKQISDLSERMAVVWQDMEAEKITFLQKYSDTVKRLKRPSVPNTTPELLHYPIQTVIFTTWARMQNLVEQPPVTLDPDTASNKLLVSEDCTSVKYAEIKLHVSDNPKRLPEGVLASQGFSSGVHCWDVEVGDNNNWTLGVLGEKVNRKKLCKMDPKNRFWCLRNVNGIYKKGKKPVSDTDSNERPNIIQLQLDFDEGELRFIDPFRNRSLCTYTVMADALSFLEEDLTCLICCDIFTDPVTLKCSHSLCEECLQRFWTTQDVPQCPVCRKACSHDEPTKSLAFRALCESFKNRKPTAVSDDVCPEHKEMLKLFCFEDQQPICVVCYTSKKHENHKCSPVDEAAGKLKEDLKTQTDRLQETITDLKKAQENSVKQAELIKERTSMDENQIKEEFEKLHQFLRDEEEKRIRSLYKEMEPQNEKVKARMEELSKQISDLSDSVAAVWQDTEAEIITFLRNYRNTLKRLKHPFVPNTSPELEEYQHYPIQTVIFTTWARMQNLVGQPPVTLDPDTASSKLQVSEDCTSVQYVEKKRYVFDNPERLYVGVLASQGFSSGVYYWDVEVGDNNNWTLGVVGEMVNRKKHYTIYPKKHFWCFHYMNHTYKQGNNPISGITYSEQPKIIRLQLDFDEGELRFIDPFRNKSLCTYTGGFPEKVFPYFCTGDVYRPLKIIPSNNQ, encoded by the exons ATGGCAGATGCTTTGTCCTTCCTGAAAGTGGATTTGACATGTCTGATCTGTCGTGATATCTTCACCGATCCGGTCACTCTGAAATGCAGCCACAGTTTGTGTGAGGAATGTCTCCAGCGTTTCTGGACGACTCGGGATGTGCCGCAGTGTCCGGTCTGTCGGAAGGAATGCTCTCACGACGAGCCCACCAAGAGCCTGGCGTTCAGAGCGCTCTGTGAGTCCTTCAAGAACAGAAAACCCACAGCTGTTTCAGGAGATGTTTGTCCAGAACATAAAGAGACGCTCAAACTCTTCTGCTTTGAGGACAAGCAGCCCATCTGTGTGGTTTGCTACACGTCAAAGAAGCATGAAAATCACAAGTGTTCTCCTGTCGACGAGGCTGCTGCGAATTTAAAG GGAGATATCAAGATACAAATGGACAGACTGCAAGAGACCCTTGCTGACCTCAAGAAAGCCCTTGAGAACTGTGTGAAACAGGCTGAGCTCAGCAAG GAATGCACCAATATGACAGAAAACCAAATTAAGATGGAATTTAAGAAGTTCCATCAGTTTCTTAGAGATGAGGAGGAGAAACACATCAGATCCTTGCGTAAAGAAAGGGAACCTCAAGATCAGAAACTCAAGGCTAGAATAGAGAAGTTGTCCAAACAGATATCAGATCTGTCTGAGAGGATGGCAGTCGTCTGGCAGGATATGGAAgctgaaaaaattacatttctccAG AAATACAGTGATACAGTAAAAAG ACTCAAACGCCCATCAGTACCAAACACTACCCCAGAACTACTGCACTATCCCATTCAGACTGTGATCTTCACCACCTGGGCCAGAATGCAGAACCTTGTGGAACAGC CTCCTGTGACTCTGGATCCAGACACAGCCTCCAATAAACTCCTGGTGTCAGAGGATTGCACCAGTGTTAAGTATGCAGAAATTAAACTGCATGTGTCTGATAACCCAAAAAGGCTGCCTGAGGGGGTGCTGGCCTCACAGGGCTTCAGCTCAGGTGTGCACTGCTGGGATGTAGAGGTGGGTGATAACAACAACTGGACACTGGGAGTGCTGGGCGAAAAAGTGAACCGCAAAAAACTTTGCAAAATGGATCCCAAAAATCGTTTTTGGTGTCTTCGTAATGTGAATGGCATATacaagaaaggaaaaaaacctGTCAGTGATACTGATAGCAATGAGAGGCCAAATATCATCCAACTGCAGCTGGACTTTGACGAAGGAGAGCTGAGATTCATCGACCCTTTCAGAAACAGAAGTTTGTGCACCTACACAG TGATGGCAGACGCTTTGTCCTTCCTGGAAGAGGATTTGACATGTCTGATCTGTTGTGATATCTTCACCGATCCGGTCACTCTGAAATGCAGCCACAGTTTGTGTGAGGAATGTCTCCAGCGTTTCTGGACGACTCAGGATGTGCCGCAGTGTCCGGTCTGTCGCAAGGCATGCTCTCACGACGAGCCCACCAAGAGCCTGGCGTTCAGAGCGCTCTGTGAGTCCTTCAAGAACAGAAAACCCACAGctgtttcagatgatgtttgtCCAGAACATAAAGAGATGCTCAAACTCTTCTGCTTTGAGGACCAGCAGCCCATCTGTGTGGTCTGTTACacatcaaagaaacatgaaaatcaCAAGTGTTCTCCTGTCGACGAGGCTGCCGGGAAGTTAAAG GAGGATCTCAAGACACAAACAGACAGGCTGCAAGAGACCATCACAGACCTGAAGAAAGCTCAAGAGAACTCTGTGAAACAGGCTGAGCTCATTAAG GAACGCACCAGTATGGATGAAAACCAGATAAAGGAGGAATTCGAGAAGCTCCATCAGTTTCTTAGAGACGAGGAGGAGAAACGCATCAGATCCTTGTATAAAGAAATGGAACCTCAAAATGAGAAAGTCAAGGCCAGAATGGAGGAGCTGTCCAAACAGATATCAGATCTGTCTGATAGTGTGGCAGCTGTGTGGCAGGATACAGAAGCTGAAATCATCACATTTCTCCGG AAttacagaaatacattaaaaag ACTCAAACATCCATTTGTGCCAAACACGAGTCCTGAACTAGAGGAATATCAGCACTATCCCATTCAGACTGTGATCTTCACCACCTGGGCCAGAATGCAGAACCTTGTGGGACAGC CTCCTGTGACTCTAGACCCAGACACAGCCTCCAGTAAACTCCAGGTGTCAGAGGACTGCACCAGTGTTCAGTATGTAGAAAAGAAAAGGTACGTGTTTGATAACCCAGAGAGGCTGTATGTGGGAGTGCTGGCCTCACAGGGCTTCAGCTCAGGAGTGTACTACTGGGACGTAGAGGTGGGTGATAACAACAACTGGACACTGGGAGTGGTGGGGGAAATGGTGAACCGCAAAAAACATTACACAATATATCCg